The DNA region CCGAACGCGTCCCAACCCATCGGATGCAGCACTTCATGCCCTGTCATCCGGCGGAATCGCGCCAGCACATCGCCCATCGAATAGTTGCGCACATGGCCGATATGGATGCGGCCCGATGGATAGGGGAACATTTCCAGCACGTAGCTGCGCGGCTTGGTGGACGCGTCGTCCGCCTTGAAACTCTGCCGGTCGTACCAGGTCGCCTGCCAGCGGGCGTCGGCCTCCAGCGGGTTGAAGCGCCTTTGCATGTCATGTCCTTACAAATGCGAGTGGGCTGGGCCTTTGCGAAGCCCAGCCCAAAAGGATGGTAAACAGGGCGCCGATGACACCCAGAAAGGATGGGGTCAGCCGATCGCCGTGCGGCGCAGGTCGCGCGCCTTGGTCAGGATGACTTCTTCCAGCTTCTGCACGGTGGCTGCCGCAACCGGCGCGTCGACCCACTGGCCGCCCTGATTGACCTGGCGGCTGGCCGCGACGCGCAGTGCGTCGGCGCGCAGATCCTGATCCAGGATCGACACGGTCAGCTTCATCCGCTCACCCGGCGTGTTGGGATTGGCGTACCAGTCGGTGACGATCACGCCGCCGTTCGAATCGGTCTGCACCATCGGCATGAAGGACAGGGTGTCGAGCGACGCGCGCCACAGATAGGCGTTGACGCCGATCGTCGTAACCTTCGACGCGGCGATATCGGCCTTGGGCCGGTCCTTGGCGCCGCCGCCGCAGGCAGCGAGCGGCATAAGCGCGGCCAGCAGCAGGCCGGTGGTTGCGAAGGCAGGAAGACGGCGGGCCATCAGGCATGTCCTAGCTTGAAAAAGACGAGAAACTCACCGCTTCTATAGTGGCCGTGCGGCGGGGGGCAAGAGGGCGCGACGCAGTGGCGCGACGGGGCGCACCATAGGGCGCAATGGTAACGCTCCCGCCTACGCCTTTTTACCTGTGTGTTCCGTGCAACAGCTACGATAAAAAGGCGTTGTGCCTCTAGTCAGTGGAGGCTTTGCGGGTGTAGAGCGTTACGCAAGATATAACGTCGGGGAAAAGAATCGGGTCATGCGTGGAACTTGGGGACATTTAGCTGGAACGGGCGCGGTATTGGCCGTTGCCGGG from Sphingobium sp. HWE2-09 includes:
- a CDS encoding DUF3576 domain-containing protein, encoding MARRLPAFATTGLLLAALMPLAACGGGAKDRPKADIAASKVTTIGVNAYLWRASLDTLSFMPMVQTDSNGGVIVTDWYANPNTPGERMKLTVSILDQDLRADALRVAASRQVNQGGQWVDAPVAAATVQKLEEVILTKARDLRRTAIG